One Bradyrhizobium sp. ISRA464 genomic window carries:
- a CDS encoding TetR/AcrR family transcriptional regulator, which produces MSKIEASEPLVDRRIELLDAAARAFMRQGFAATSLDRVSDEIGSTKGAIYYYYRSKSELFFAVHRRGMELTEAAIRPPFEMDAAPRTRLHGMAFAHTLLVIDHLPYLRVIAQGLEMHLLERTNESERAELAEVAALREANENLYIRVIKEGVASGDFRNVDAKLAAKPLLGALNWTSRWYQPREGETQANKKKLAQSIADFVTAGLEARH; this is translated from the coding sequence TTGAGCAAGATCGAGGCAAGCGAGCCATTGGTCGACCGGCGCATCGAACTTCTGGATGCGGCCGCGCGAGCGTTCATGCGGCAGGGTTTTGCTGCGACCTCGCTGGACCGGGTGAGCGACGAAATCGGCTCGACCAAGGGCGCAATCTATTACTACTACCGAAGCAAGTCCGAACTATTCTTTGCGGTTCATCGCCGCGGGATGGAGCTCACCGAGGCGGCGATCCGCCCCCCCTTCGAAATGGACGCAGCCCCGCGGACGCGCCTCCACGGCATGGCTTTCGCCCATACTCTGCTCGTCATCGATCATCTTCCTTACCTTCGCGTGATCGCGCAGGGGTTGGAGATGCACCTGCTCGAACGCACGAACGAGAGCGAAAGAGCCGAGCTTGCGGAGGTGGCCGCGCTGCGGGAGGCCAACGAGAACCTCTACATTCGCGTCATCAAGGAGGGAGTGGCCTCCGGAGATTTCCGCAACGTCGACGCGAAACTCGCGGCCAAGCCGCTGCTCGGTGCGCTGAATTGGACTTCTCGCTGGTATCAGCCCCGCGAGGGTGAGACCCAGGCAAACAAGAAGAAGCTCGCGCAATCGATCGCCGACTTCGTCACAGCCGGCCTGGAGGCAAGGCATTGA